Proteins encoded in a region of the Ralstonia pseudosolanacearum genome:
- a CDS encoding bifunctional 2-methylcitrate dehydratase/aconitate hydratase, whose translation MSAPAANIRPKPDKVIVDIVDYVTRFKVDSKAAYETARHCLIDTLGCGLEALSYPACTKLLGPIVPGTVVPNGAKVPGTQFQLDPVQAAFSIGAMIRWLDFNDTWLAAEWGHPSDNLGGILAVADWLSRTHLAGGKKPLAMKDVLTAMIKAHEIQGCIALENAFNQVGLDHVVLVKVATAAVVGQLLGLSREELINAVSLAWVDGQALRTYRHAPNTGSRKSWAAGDATSRGVRLALIARTGEMGYPSALTAKGWGFYDVSFQGRPFKFQRKYGTYVMENVLFKISFPAEFHAQTAAEAAMTLHKAIARAGKTVDDIEQITIRTHAAAIRIIDKQGPLNNPADRDHCIQYMVAVPLIFGRLSAGDYEDTVARDPRIDALRKKIVCVEDKQFTQDYHDPEKRSIANGITVRFKGKTAPNERALKEVVVEYPIGHRRRRKEGMPLLLEKFRTNLARRFPARQQDAILRASLDQKALEAMPVNEYVDLYVI comes from the coding sequence ATGTCCGCGCCGGCTGCGAACATCCGCCCGAAACCCGACAAGGTCATCGTCGACATCGTCGACTACGTGACCCGGTTCAAGGTCGACAGCAAGGCCGCCTATGAAACGGCGCGCCACTGCCTGATCGACACCTTGGGCTGCGGGCTGGAGGCGCTGTCGTATCCGGCGTGCACCAAGCTCCTGGGGCCCATCGTGCCGGGAACCGTCGTGCCGAACGGCGCGAAGGTCCCGGGCACCCAATTCCAGCTCGATCCGGTGCAGGCGGCGTTCAGCATCGGCGCCATGATCCGCTGGCTGGATTTCAACGACACGTGGCTGGCCGCCGAATGGGGCCATCCGTCGGACAACCTCGGCGGCATTCTGGCCGTCGCGGACTGGCTGTCCCGCACGCACCTCGCCGGCGGCAAGAAGCCGCTCGCCATGAAGGACGTGCTGACCGCGATGATCAAGGCCCACGAGATCCAGGGCTGCATCGCGCTCGAAAACGCATTCAACCAGGTGGGGCTGGACCACGTCGTGCTGGTCAAGGTCGCCACCGCCGCGGTGGTCGGGCAACTGCTCGGGCTGTCGCGCGAGGAGCTCATCAACGCCGTGTCGCTGGCGTGGGTCGACGGCCAGGCGCTGCGCACCTACCGCCATGCGCCCAACACGGGCAGCCGCAAGTCCTGGGCGGCGGGCGACGCCACCAGCCGCGGCGTGCGCCTGGCGCTGATCGCCAGGACCGGCGAGATGGGCTATCCCTCCGCCCTCACCGCCAAGGGCTGGGGCTTCTACGACGTGTCCTTCCAGGGCCGGCCGTTCAAGTTCCAGCGCAAGTACGGCACGTACGTGATGGAAAACGTGCTGTTCAAGATCAGTTTCCCGGCCGAGTTCCATGCGCAGACCGCCGCCGAAGCGGCCATGACGCTGCACAAGGCCATTGCCCGCGCCGGCAAGACCGTCGATGACATCGAGCAGATCACGATCCGCACGCACGCAGCGGCGATCCGCATCATCGACAAGCAAGGCCCGCTGAACAATCCGGCGGACCGCGACCATTGCATCCAGTACATGGTCGCCGTGCCGCTCATCTTCGGCCGCCTGAGCGCCGGGGATTACGAAGACACCGTCGCCCGCGACCCGCGCATCGATGCGCTGCGCAAGAAGATCGTCTGCGTGGAAGACAAGCAGTTCACCCAGGATTACCACGACCCGGAGAAGCGTTCGATCGCCAATGGGATCACCGTCCGCTTCAAGGGCAAGACGGCGCCCAACGAACGGGCGCTCAAAGAGGTCGTGGTGGAGTACCCGATCGGCCACAGGCGGCGGCGCAAGGAAGGCATGCCGCTGCTGCTCGAGAAGTTCAGGACCAACCTGGCCCGCCGCTTTCCGGCCAGGCAGCAGGACGCCATCCTGCGCGCTTCGCTGGACCAGAAAGCGCTCGAAGCCATGCCGGTCAACGAGTATGTCGATTTGTACGTGATTTGA
- the acnA gene encoding aconitate hydratase AcnA translates to MPHNLKKTLKTFKINGGQTGKFHSLPQLGKELGVAIERLPVSIRIVLESVLRNCDGKKVTEEHVAQLANWKPNADRVDEIPFVVARVVLQDFTGVPLLADLAAMRNVAERMGKNPKKIEPLVPVDLVVDHSVQVDHFREKKALDLNMQLEFSRNNERYQFMKWGMQAFDTFGVVQPGFGIVHQVNLEYLARGVHQKDGVFYPDTLVGTDSHTTMINGIGVVGWGVGGIEAEAGMLGQPVYFLTPDVVGVELKGRLREGCTATDLVLTITELLRKEKVVGKFVEFFGEGTASLSLPDRATIGNMAPEYGATMGFFPVDEKTIDYFKGTGRTKEEIASFEGYFKAQKLFGVPKAGEIDYTKTLTLDLSTVAPSLAGPKRPQDRIEIGNVKSTFSSLFAKPVAENGFNKKSEDLDKTFTTTNGVDVKSGDVLIAAITSCTNTSNPSVLLAAGLLAKKAVEAGLTVAPHIKTSLAPGSRVVTKYLEAAGLLPYLEKLGFGVTAYGCTTCIGNAGDLTPELNDAIVKNDIVAAAVLSGNRNFEARIHPNIRANFLASPPLVVAYAIAGNVTRDLMTEPVGKGKKGKDIYLGDIWPTSDEIAKLMKFAMNADTFRTNYEQVKKPSKLWANVKGTKGQVYDWPKSTYIAEPPFFEGFGMTPAAASASVKGARALGVFGDSVTTDHISPAGSIKETSPAGKYLLANGVLKADFNSYGSRRGNHEVMMRGTFANVRIKNLMIPAKADGSRVEGGETLFQPSGEQMSIYDAAMKYVAADTPTVVFGGEEYGTGSSRDWAAKGTQLLGVKAVIARSFERIHRSNLVGMGVLPLQFKGNDSAQSLGITGDETFDIEGLEGEIKPQQDVTLVIKRANGETKRAKVLLRIDTPIEVDYYKHGGILPFVLRQLLAA, encoded by the coding sequence ATGCCCCACAACCTGAAAAAGACACTCAAAACATTCAAGATCAACGGCGGCCAGACCGGCAAGTTCCATTCCCTGCCGCAACTGGGCAAGGAACTGGGCGTGGCGATCGAGCGCCTGCCGGTTTCGATCCGTATCGTGCTGGAATCCGTGCTGCGCAACTGCGACGGCAAGAAGGTGACCGAAGAGCACGTCGCGCAACTGGCCAACTGGAAGCCGAACGCTGACCGCGTGGACGAAATCCCGTTCGTGGTCGCCCGCGTGGTGCTGCAGGACTTCACCGGCGTGCCGCTGCTGGCCGACCTGGCCGCCATGCGCAACGTGGCCGAGCGCATGGGCAAGAACCCCAAGAAGATCGAGCCGCTGGTGCCTGTCGACCTGGTGGTGGACCACTCGGTGCAGGTCGACCACTTCCGCGAGAAGAAGGCGCTGGACCTGAACATGCAGCTGGAGTTCTCGCGCAACAACGAGCGCTACCAGTTCATGAAGTGGGGCATGCAGGCGTTCGACACGTTCGGCGTGGTGCAGCCGGGCTTCGGCATCGTCCACCAGGTCAACCTGGAATACCTGGCGCGCGGCGTCCATCAGAAGGACGGCGTGTTCTACCCGGATACGCTGGTCGGCACCGACAGCCACACCACCATGATCAACGGTATCGGCGTGGTGGGCTGGGGCGTGGGCGGCATCGAAGCGGAAGCCGGCATGCTGGGCCAGCCGGTGTACTTCCTGACGCCGGATGTGGTGGGCGTGGAACTGAAGGGCCGCCTGCGCGAAGGCTGCACGGCAACCGACCTGGTGCTCACCATCACCGAGCTGCTGCGCAAGGAAAAGGTGGTCGGCAAGTTCGTCGAGTTCTTCGGCGAAGGCACCGCCAGCCTGTCGCTGCCGGACCGCGCGACCATCGGCAACATGGCTCCGGAATACGGTGCCACGATGGGCTTCTTCCCGGTTGACGAAAAGACCATCGACTACTTCAAGGGCACGGGCCGCACGAAGGAAGAAATCGCTTCGTTCGAAGGCTACTTCAAGGCACAGAAGCTGTTCGGCGTGCCGAAGGCTGGCGAGATCGACTACACCAAGACGCTGACGCTGGACCTCTCCACGGTTGCTCCGTCGCTGGCCGGCCCGAAGCGCCCGCAAGACCGCATCGAGATCGGCAACGTGAAGTCGACGTTCTCGTCGCTGTTCGCCAAGCCGGTCGCCGAGAACGGCTTCAACAAGAAGTCGGAAGACCTCGACAAGACCTTCACGACCACCAACGGCGTGGACGTGAAGAGCGGCGACGTGCTGATCGCCGCCATCACCTCGTGCACGAACACGTCCAACCCGAGCGTGCTGCTGGCCGCCGGCCTGCTGGCCAAGAAGGCCGTGGAAGCCGGCCTGACGGTCGCTCCGCACATCAAGACCTCGCTCGCCCCGGGAAGCCGCGTGGTAACGAAGTACCTGGAAGCCGCCGGCCTGCTGCCGTACCTGGAGAAGCTGGGCTTCGGCGTGACCGCCTACGGCTGCACGACCTGTATCGGCAACGCCGGCGACCTGACGCCGGAACTCAACGATGCCATCGTGAAGAACGACATCGTGGCCGCCGCCGTGCTGTCGGGCAACCGCAACTTTGAAGCGCGCATCCACCCGAACATCCGCGCCAACTTCCTGGCCTCGCCGCCGCTGGTCGTCGCCTACGCGATCGCCGGCAATGTGACGCGCGACCTGATGACCGAGCCGGTTGGCAAGGGCAAGAAGGGTAAGGATATCTACCTGGGCGACATCTGGCCGACCTCGGACGAGATCGCCAAGCTGATGAAGTTCGCGATGAACGCCGACACGTTCCGCACGAACTACGAGCAGGTCAAGAAGCCGTCGAAGCTGTGGGCCAACGTCAAGGGCACGAAGGGCCAGGTCTACGACTGGCCGAAGTCGACCTACATCGCCGAGCCGCCGTTCTTCGAAGGCTTCGGCATGACGCCGGCCGCTGCCTCGGCATCGGTCAAGGGCGCCCGCGCGCTGGGCGTGTTCGGCGATTCCGTGACGACCGACCACATCTCGCCGGCCGGCTCGATCAAGGAAACCTCGCCCGCCGGCAAGTACCTGCTGGCCAACGGCGTGCTCAAGGCCGACTTCAACAGCTACGGCTCGCGCCGCGGCAACCATGAGGTGATGATGCGCGGCACATTCGCCAACGTGCGCATCAAGAACCTGATGATCCCGGCGAAGGCCGACGGCTCCCGCGTGGAAGGCGGCGAGACGCTGTTCCAGCCGAGCGGCGAACAGATGTCGATCTACGACGCGGCCATGAAGTACGTCGCCGCAGACACGCCGACGGTGGTGTTCGGTGGCGAAGAGTACGGCACGGGCAGCTCGCGCGACTGGGCCGCCAAGGGCACGCAGCTGCTGGGCGTAAAGGCCGTGATCGCGCGCAGCTTCGAGCGCATCCACCGCTCGAACCTGGTCGGCATGGGCGTGTTGCCGCTGCAGTTCAAGGGCAATGACTCGGCGCAATCGCTGGGCATCACGGGCGACGAAACCTTCGACATCGAAGGCCTGGAAGGCGAAATCAAGCCGCAACAGGACGTCACCCTGGTGATCAAGCGTGCCAACGGCGAAACCAAGCGCGCGAAGGTGCTGCTGCGCATCGACACGCCGATCGAAGTCGACTACTACAAGCACGGCGGCATCCTGCCGTTCGTGCTGCGTCAGCTGCTGGCCGCGTAA
- a CDS encoding DUF2863 family protein, translated as MAGFRSKAPQRLSPDAERLVADALALDASGSRIEDVYWEQRLSERLSRLLKNGSQSALDAALDHLFKHNEEASDVLAEQAETLAESAVLSSGGVEYDALLIAAPILAHTRYVIPSGTVKPELAQTLQVHLQAHVLASTARVALAPYLYSIDQLPRTHSDTFALTHKLAAYALSGQPPKVELRDMPETAPILADPRYLLAIVVAQHGQPLFRWQEDAKEHHAERTTCLEQWREQVTPTISTLMPGCEFELLLPDAFFLSCRESDKRIRPLTVRAAVNYLQGALELPADRFSAIIGAFGEESIEEYRVAFTVRGEKDLIYGIVWPVYGRDGGATEVSTEGEPGSPLEQICEELRACGIEDIFRHGQLFEPEYCEDCGAPLYADRTAEIVHAEMPEDAPTQQPLFH; from the coding sequence ATGGCAGGTTTTCGCTCCAAGGCCCCCCAACGTCTTTCTCCCGATGCCGAACGGCTCGTCGCCGACGCGCTGGCGCTCGATGCGTCCGGCAGCCGCATCGAAGACGTCTACTGGGAACAACGGCTGTCCGAACGCCTCTCCCGGCTGCTGAAAAACGGCAGCCAGTCCGCGCTCGACGCCGCACTCGACCACCTCTTCAAGCACAACGAGGAAGCTTCCGACGTGCTGGCCGAACAGGCCGAAACGCTGGCTGAATCGGCGGTGCTCAGCTCGGGTGGCGTGGAATACGATGCGCTGCTGATCGCGGCGCCCATCCTCGCGCACACGCGCTACGTGATCCCGTCGGGCACCGTTAAGCCCGAGCTGGCGCAGACGCTGCAAGTGCATCTGCAGGCACATGTGCTGGCCTCCACCGCCCGCGTGGCGCTGGCGCCGTACCTGTACAGCATCGACCAGCTGCCGCGCACGCACTCCGACACGTTCGCCCTGACGCACAAGCTGGCCGCGTACGCGCTGTCCGGCCAGCCGCCCAAGGTGGAGCTGCGCGACATGCCCGAGACCGCGCCGATCCTGGCCGATCCGCGCTACCTGCTGGCCATCGTGGTCGCCCAGCACGGCCAGCCGCTGTTCCGCTGGCAGGAAGATGCGAAGGAGCATCATGCCGAGCGCACCACCTGCCTGGAGCAATGGCGCGAGCAGGTCACGCCGACCATCTCCACGCTGATGCCGGGCTGCGAATTCGAACTGCTGCTGCCCGACGCCTTCTTCCTGTCGTGCCGCGAATCCGACAAGCGCATCCGGCCGCTGACGGTGCGCGCGGCCGTCAACTACCTGCAGGGCGCGCTGGAGCTGCCGGCCGACCGCTTCTCGGCCATCATCGGCGCCTTCGGCGAGGAATCGATCGAGGAATACCGCGTGGCCTTCACCGTGCGCGGCGAGAAGGACCTGATCTACGGCATCGTCTGGCCGGTCTACGGCCGCGACGGCGGCGCCACCGAGGTCAGCACCGAGGGCGAGCCGGGCAGCCCGCTCGAGCAGATCTGCGAAGAGCTGCGCGCCTGCGGCATCGAAGACATCTTCCGCCACGGCCAGCTGTTCGAGCCCGAGTACTGCGAAGACTGCGGTGCCCCGCTCTACGCCGACCGCACGGCCGAGATCGTCCACGCCGAAATGCCGGAAGACGCGCCGACGCAGCAACCGCTGTTCCACTGA
- a CDS encoding ABC transporter substrate-binding protein, translating into MTPRPLLRALIRTVAACVLAGAAVAPLAARADDLRIGLAADVTSMDPHWNNAGPNNAMALHIFESLVFLDKNGRYTPGLATAWKAVDATTWEIKLRPGVKWSDGTPFTGEDVKASIERPARLTNSPGPFTSYTKSIIGVQIVDPLTVRLKLSIPNYASIPNDLNSLPIIPKKVANATQADFDAGRAMIGTGPFLFDHFTRGQEIVLKKNPNYWDRASHGSQWDKVTFKIITDNAARTAALLAGDVDVVEAVPAADVPRIQQNKAFHLEQQVSWRTLFWQMDQSRDTSPFITDRAGKPLAKNPFKDRRVREAVALAINRDAIVTRVLEGQGVVASSIVSPQIFGHPGGKPIPYDPEGAKKLLAQAGYPNGFELTLHATNNRYLNDAQVAQTTAQLLTRVGIQTKVETLPVAAYFSRARQGEFSFMMLGWGSVAADVALRSILGTPNPQTGYGTWNWGRYSNPELDKLVQASLSTVSGDQAHEQAAKAAARFAQNDYAIIPSHHQLATWAMRKGIRYEARTDEWSLAHLFTRQ; encoded by the coding sequence ATGACCCCACGCCCCCTGCTTCGCGCCCTGATCCGCACCGTCGCCGCCTGCGTGCTGGCGGGCGCCGCCGTCGCGCCGCTGGCCGCGCGCGCCGACGATCTGCGCATCGGCCTGGCCGCCGACGTGACCTCGATGGACCCGCACTGGAACAACGCCGGGCCCAACAACGCGATGGCGCTGCATATCTTCGAATCGCTGGTGTTCCTCGACAAGAACGGCCGCTACACGCCGGGCCTGGCCACCGCGTGGAAGGCCGTCGACGCCACTACGTGGGAAATCAAGCTGCGCCCGGGCGTCAAGTGGAGCGACGGCACGCCCTTCACGGGCGAAGACGTGAAGGCATCGATCGAGCGCCCGGCGCGGCTGACCAACAGCCCCGGGCCGTTCACCAGCTACACCAAGTCGATCATCGGCGTGCAGATCGTCGATCCGCTGACGGTGCGGCTGAAGCTGTCGATCCCGAACTACGCCAGCATCCCGAACGACCTGAACAGCCTGCCGATCATCCCGAAGAAGGTGGCCAACGCCACGCAGGCAGACTTCGACGCCGGCCGCGCCATGATCGGCACCGGCCCGTTCCTGTTCGACCACTTCACGCGCGGGCAGGAGATCGTGCTGAAGAAGAACCCGAACTACTGGGACCGCGCGTCGCACGGTTCGCAGTGGGACAAGGTGACCTTCAAGATCATCACCGACAACGCCGCGCGCACGGCCGCGCTGCTGGCGGGCGACGTGGACGTGGTGGAAGCCGTGCCCGCCGCCGATGTGCCGCGCATCCAGCAGAACAAGGCCTTCCACCTGGAGCAGCAGGTGTCGTGGCGCACCCTCTTCTGGCAGATGGACCAGAGCCGCGATACTTCGCCGTTCATCACCGACCGCGCCGGCAAGCCGCTCGCGAAGAACCCGTTCAAGGACCGCCGCGTGCGCGAGGCGGTGGCGCTGGCCATCAACCGCGACGCCATCGTCACGCGCGTGCTCGAAGGCCAGGGCGTGGTCGCGTCCAGCATCGTGTCGCCGCAGATCTTCGGACACCCGGGCGGCAAGCCCATCCCGTACGACCCCGAAGGCGCGAAGAAGCTGCTGGCGCAGGCCGGCTACCCCAACGGCTTCGAGCTCACGCTGCATGCCACCAACAACCGCTATCTGAACGACGCGCAGGTCGCCCAGACCACGGCGCAGCTGCTCACGCGCGTCGGCATCCAGACCAAGGTGGAGACGCTGCCGGTGGCGGCCTACTTCTCCAGGGCGCGCCAGGGCGAGTTCTCGTTCATGATGCTGGGCTGGGGCTCGGTGGCGGCGGACGTGGCGCTGCGCAGCATCCTCGGCACGCCCAACCCGCAGACCGGCTATGGCACCTGGAACTGGGGCCGCTACAGCAATCCGGAGCTCGACAAGCTGGTGCAGGCCTCGCTGTCCACCGTCTCGGGCGACCAGGCCCACGAGCAGGCCGCCAAGGCCGCGGCGCGCTTCGCGCAGAACGACTACGCCATCATTCCGTCGCACCACCAGCTTGCCACCTGGGCGATGCGCAAGGGCATCCGCTATGAAGCGCGGACCGACGAATGGTCGCTCGCGCATCTGTTCACCCGGCAATGA
- a CDS encoding BspC domain-containing protein codes for MLRPSLLCLGIVALLAACSNLQNPSPEDTAPATASTASPTSNPTPAQPTGTAPALAIGTPDGNGNTTINLPPKDKMSLSEYRAQTRDHLIQSEHARPDVADCAAHASWIVPRSTNFDQFRLPTGALSEGQAKVEPWDSRFSQSKQGAIKVSSVVSFNAAVHKRGTPGDQWEPVHVRCGYDEGMMLAYELLDANGQPFASPAAASSSSARVHCKRGRHCSGGAHGKAAKGKASGKSAKGAAKAKKTKKSNAG; via the coding sequence ATGTTGCGTCCTTCCCTACTCTGTCTCGGCATCGTCGCGCTGCTGGCCGCCTGCTCCAATCTGCAGAACCCCTCGCCGGAAGACACCGCCCCGGCCACCGCCAGTACCGCCAGCCCGACGTCGAACCCCACGCCGGCCCAGCCGACCGGCACTGCGCCGGCCCTTGCCATCGGCACGCCTGACGGCAACGGCAACACGACCATCAACCTGCCGCCCAAGGACAAGATGAGCCTGTCCGAGTACCGCGCGCAGACCCGCGACCACCTGATCCAGAGCGAGCATGCTCGCCCCGACGTGGCCGACTGCGCCGCGCATGCCAGCTGGATCGTGCCGCGCTCGACCAACTTCGACCAGTTCCGCCTGCCCACCGGGGCCCTGTCCGAAGGACAGGCCAAGGTGGAGCCATGGGACTCGCGCTTCTCGCAAAGCAAGCAGGGCGCGATCAAGGTATCGAGCGTGGTCAGCTTCAACGCGGCCGTGCACAAGCGCGGCACGCCCGGCGACCAGTGGGAGCCGGTGCATGTGCGCTGCGGCTACGACGAAGGGATGATGCTGGCGTATGAGCTGCTCGACGCCAACGGCCAGCCGTTCGCCAGCCCGGCAGCGGCATCGTCGTCGTCCGCGCGCGTGCATTGCAAGCGCGGCCGCCATTGCTCGGGCGGCGCGCATGGCAAGGCCGCCAAGGGCAAGGCGTCCGGCAAATCGGCCAAGGGTGCCGCCAAGGCCAAGAAGACCAAGAAGTCGAACGCCGGCTGA
- a CDS encoding M14 family metallopeptidase yields the protein MTATQPTLSSTFDSGAIEIVDAARADAIRLRIRRDSHADFTQWFHFRLQGVQGQACRLVLENAGECTYPAGWKDYQAVASYDRQHWFRVPTRYDGRALTIEVTPEHDSLWFAYFEPYSDERHLSLVAAAQAAPGVRTRRLGQTVQGRDMTCITVGEPGPGKKTVWLIARQHPGETMAEWFVEGLLARLTRQGAWRGDPLGRVLAERTVFHIVPNMNPDGSSLGNLRTNAAGANLNREWMEPNAETSPEVLCVRQAIEATGADLFFDIHGDEALPYVFIAGSEMLPGFTDAQRADQARFAAAFLRASPDFQTRFGYEASKYDQDALKLASKYIGHTFGCLSLTLEMPFKDNANLPDARVGWDGARSAALGAAMLQAILEYLG from the coding sequence ATGACCGCTACCCAGCCGACTCTCTCCAGCACGTTCGACAGCGGCGCCATCGAAATCGTCGATGCCGCGCGCGCCGACGCCATCCGGCTGCGCATCCGCCGCGATTCGCACGCGGACTTCACGCAGTGGTTCCACTTCCGCCTGCAGGGCGTGCAGGGGCAGGCGTGCCGGCTGGTGCTGGAGAACGCCGGCGAGTGCACGTACCCGGCCGGCTGGAAGGACTACCAGGCCGTCGCGTCCTACGATCGGCAGCACTGGTTCCGCGTGCCGACGCGCTATGACGGCCGGGCGCTCACCATCGAGGTCACGCCCGAGCACGACAGCCTCTGGTTCGCTTATTTCGAGCCGTATTCCGACGAGCGCCACCTGTCGCTGGTGGCCGCGGCGCAAGCCGCGCCGGGTGTGCGCACGCGGCGCCTGGGGCAGACGGTGCAGGGCCGCGACATGACCTGCATCACCGTGGGCGAGCCCGGTCCGGGCAAGAAGACGGTGTGGCTCATCGCGCGCCAGCATCCTGGCGAAACGATGGCCGAGTGGTTCGTCGAAGGGCTGCTCGCCCGCCTGACGCGCCAGGGCGCGTGGCGTGGCGATCCGCTGGGTCGCGTGCTGGCCGAGCGCACCGTCTTCCACATCGTGCCGAACATGAACCCGGATGGTTCGTCGCTCGGCAACCTGCGCACCAACGCCGCCGGCGCCAACCTGAACCGCGAGTGGATGGAGCCGAACGCCGAGACCAGCCCCGAAGTCCTGTGCGTGCGCCAGGCCATCGAAGCCACCGGCGCTGACCTGTTCTTCGACATCCACGGCGATGAGGCGCTGCCCTATGTGTTCATCGCGGGCAGCGAGATGCTGCCGGGCTTTACCGACGCCCAGCGTGCCGACCAGGCGCGCTTCGCCGCGGCGTTCCTGCGCGCCTCGCCCGATTTCCAGACGCGGTTCGGCTACGAGGCCAGCAAGTATGACCAGGACGCGCTCAAGCTGGCCTCCAAGTACATCGGTCATACCTTCGGCTGCCTGTCGCTGACGCTGGAAATGCCGTTCAAGGACAACGCCAACCTGCCCGATGCCCGGGTCGGCTGGGATGGCGCCCGCAGCGCCGCGTTGGGTGCGGCCATGCTGCAGGCGATCCTCGAATATCTGGGCTGA
- the yaaA gene encoding peroxide stress protein YaaA, with protein MIIVLSPAKSLDYDTPPRIKTHTLPDFIERSAALIETLRKLSPAQIGTLMHISDPLAVLNANRYADWSTEFTADNSKQAVLAFDGDVYGGLDANTLSADDLQFAQQHLRILSGLYGVLRPLDRMQPYRLEMGTRLANPGGKDLYAFWGDDVTLALNALLQADDDPVLVNLASEEYFKVVRPKVLKARIVTPVFEDWKGGRYKIISFYAKRARGLMARYAIEHCIADPRKLRHFDAEGYAFAADASDDERWVFRRKAA; from the coding sequence ATGATCATCGTCCTCTCGCCGGCCAAGTCGCTGGACTACGACACGCCGCCGCGCATCAAGACCCACACGCTGCCCGATTTCATCGAGCGCTCCGCTGCCCTGATCGAAACGCTGCGCAAGCTTTCCCCGGCCCAGATCGGCACGCTGATGCACATCTCCGACCCGCTGGCGGTGCTCAACGCCAACCGCTACGCCGACTGGTCCACCGAGTTCACCGCCGACAACAGCAAGCAGGCCGTGCTCGCCTTCGACGGCGACGTCTACGGCGGGCTCGATGCCAACACGCTGTCGGCCGACGATCTGCAGTTCGCGCAGCAGCATCTGCGGATCCTGTCGGGCCTGTACGGCGTGCTGCGCCCGCTCGACCGGATGCAGCCGTACCGGCTCGAGATGGGCACGCGCCTGGCCAATCCGGGCGGCAAGGACCTCTACGCGTTCTGGGGCGACGACGTCACGCTCGCGCTCAACGCGCTGCTCCAGGCGGACGACGACCCGGTCCTGGTCAACCTGGCCTCCGAGGAGTACTTCAAGGTGGTGCGGCCCAAGGTGCTGAAGGCGCGCATCGTCACGCCCGTCTTCGAAGACTGGAAGGGCGGCCGGTACAAGATCATCTCGTTCTATGCCAAGCGGGCGCGCGGGCTGATGGCGCGCTATGCGATCGAGCACTGCATCGCCGATCCGCGCAAGCTCAGGCACTTCGACGCGGAAGGCTACGCGTTTGCCGCCGACGCCTCCGACGACGAACGCTGGGTCTTCCGCCGCAAGGCCGCCTGA
- a CDS encoding putative toxin-antitoxin system toxin component, PIN family: MADTAAPVPRVVLDSNIWVDLLIFDNAAARPIRAALEAGRLAAIISPACREELRRVLDYPQFARYAIDAQAALAWVDRVTQPVADPEEAPRLEGTAFVPLCKDRDDQKFLALAHAAGAAYLVSKDKAVLKLRRRMAKYCDVAVVPPGQFIAEIRLDAAPIA, from the coding sequence ATGGCCGACACCGCCGCCCCCGTCCCGCGGGTGGTCCTCGACTCGAATATCTGGGTCGACCTGCTGATCTTCGACAACGCCGCGGCCCGCCCCATCCGCGCCGCGCTGGAGGCCGGGCGGCTGGCCGCCATCATCAGCCCGGCCTGCCGCGAGGAGCTGCGCCGCGTGCTCGACTACCCGCAGTTCGCGCGCTATGCGATCGACGCGCAGGCGGCGCTGGCGTGGGTCGACCGCGTCACGCAGCCGGTGGCCGATCCGGAAGAGGCGCCGCGCCTGGAGGGCACCGCGTTCGTGCCGCTCTGCAAGGACCGCGACGATCAGAAATTCCTCGCGCTGGCCCATGCCGCCGGCGCCGCCTACCTGGTCTCCAAGGACAAGGCCGTGCTCAAGCTCAGGCGCCGCATGGCCAAATACTGCGACGTGGCGGTCGTGCCGCCCGGGCAGTTCATCGCCGAGATCCGGCTGGACGCCGCGCCCATCGCTTAG